The window AGACTATAATTtgtatataatagtatagataatatattttaatattatgatGAATTGTTATGAACGTGCAACATGCCTTAGGCCTGATGATCCACTAGGGCCACTTAACACAGATTACAATAATATGTTTGATTGAATCAACTTCTTTTAATTCGCCATACATTTCCATAAATGTTATCACATACCTACCTAACTCCATACAATATCAAACAAAACAATTAAAAGGTTTTGTTAACTTGTAAGTTTCCTAAAATATCAATAGTAAGtactttttctattattattttttttatttttaaaaattagtaagtatttatttaatcaataaaatacacatcaaaTTGAATCTTATacctacattatataaaaaaggtTTTACTAAACAAAGTCCTCATTAaaatgcattaattagttgtacatttatcataaaatttaggaACCgatatttaatatgaaaataaacttttttacttttacacATTAAGTAAAACCCTAAAGTTTCTTTTAGCATCTTCCTGTAATGAATTAAAATTGTCAAACCAAACTACAACTTATCACGTGTTATATACTTCCCTAATatctaaacaaaaataattgattgatttgcataacaaataaaatctatatcattaaaatcaattaattaataaaaaaaaatatatgtggaCGTCTAATTCACCACAACCTCATTACAGATCTCTTTCTCTCTATTATTCACTTGTGtgttataaaatgaattattgattgatttatttatataataatttaattaccAACATTTTGTTCCTGTTTGTATACGCTTTCTGATATGTAATTCGATCCAAGATTCAATTCAATCCaatcatatattaatatgaatGTGGTTTCTGTATATAATGTCAGCAGTACAGCCACAACAACAGCAACTGCTGTACGGCAATTCAACGACATTATCGTACAGAAAACATGTCcagattattttgtttttggtatCGAAACCTCATTAGGAAATGGGGTTCGCGCGTTTTTGTATTTTCTAGCACTTGCTTATTGCTTTCTTGGATTATCATCTATAACTGCCCGGTTTTTTCGGTCTATGGAACATGTTGTGCAACAAACTAGAATGGTGTTAGAGGTTGATCCTGTTAGTAATACGAAAATTGTGAAACATGTTAGGTTTTGGAATTATACGATTGCGGATATTACGTTGTTAGCTTTTGGTACTAGCTTTCCTCAGATATCTTTGGCTACTATTGATGCTATTCGGAATATTGGCAGTTTGTATGCTGGAGGTTTGTGTTACACGTTTTAGGATTTTGCTCGGTAAATCTgcgtattttattttatttataataacgTATTGATACCGGTATACTAGATATACGTAATATTGAGGTTGTTTGAGATTGCTTGTCTGAACTGTTTATCTGCTTAATTTGCGCGTAAAATAAGAAGTTTGAATAAGCAGCTTGGAATTTGTGTATCCCCGACTGCTTATTCAAAAAGCATTAAGCAGATAAACAGTTTTACCAAGCAATCCAAGCTCTTTATAGCATATTGATATATGATAAActgtttatttgattattttgcTTGTGAAATACTCTAAGAAGATTTGAATAAACAGCTTGGATTTAGATATTCTAAACTGCTTATAAAAAGCAATAAGCAGATAAACtgttttaataagaaaattaagaaGTTTTGGATGCCCTGTGATGTCGTATGTTACTTTATTGAAGTTTGTGAAATGCCCTTAAATTGATAGGTTTAGGCCCTGGAACACTTGTTGGTTCAGCTGCATTTGATCTGTTTCCTATTCATGCGGTTTGTGTGGTGGTTCCAAAAGCTGGAGAACTGAAAAAGATTTCGGATTTGGGAGTTTGGATAGTGGaattgttttggtcattttGGGCATATATTTGGCTCTACATCATTTTGGAGGTGAGTTGAGATTATGTCTGTCAATATGCATTTCTTTTCGGGTTCATTTTAGGGTTAaaaaatttgttgaaattttttatttttgcaggTATGGAGTCCAAATGTGATTACTTTTTGGGAGGCTTTGCTGACAGTGCTGCAATTTGGGTTGTTGCTTTTACATGCTTATGCACAAGACAAGCGTTGGCCCTATATATCTCTTCCTCTGTATGATACCATTTTTTCTTCTACTTCTAGAAATCTAATTGTATTCATGCTTCTAGGAAAATAAAAAGCTACTAGCATTTATGTAGATTTCTTCTCTAAGATCCAACTCTATGTTTCAGGGAACGAAATGTAAGGCCAGAGGAATGGGTACCAGCAGAGGTCTCACCAAGCAAAAATGGAAACAATGTTTTATCTCCACATTACGATGATGATCGAGATAAAGAGATTGCAGACATATTTTCTATCCATGAAGGAAATGAGTCAAGTA is drawn from Erigeron canadensis isolate Cc75 chromosome 9, C_canadensis_v1, whole genome shotgun sequence and contains these coding sequences:
- the LOC122582763 gene encoding magnesium/proton exchanger; amino-acid sequence: MNVVSVYNVSSTATTTATAVRQFNDIIVQKTCPDYFVFGIETSLGNGVRAFLYFLALAYCFLGLSSITARFFRSMEHVVQQTRMVLEVDPVSNTKIVKHVRFWNYTIADITLLAFGTSFPQISLATIDAIRNIGSLYAGGLGPGTLVGSAAFDLFPIHAVCVVVPKAGELKKISDLGVWIVELFWSFWAYIWLYIILEVWSPNVITFWEALLTVLQFGLLLLHAYAQDKRWPYISLPLERNVRPEEWVPAEVSPSKNGNNVLSPHYDDDRDKEIADIFSIHEGNESSPTYQHLPLSDPESSGKHFDETDIYPEPDIVFIWKQQFVDALMMERTKLRVSSNGVWMGRVFWHVLVAPWRLLFAFVPPYQIAHGWIAFICSLCFISGIAYIVTMLTDLISCVTGINGYVIAFTALASGTSWPDLVASKIAAERQTTADSAIANITCSNSVNIYVGIGVPWLIDTAYNLIAYGEPLHIENARGLSFSLLVFFSTSVGCISVLVLRRIVFGGELGGPRVWAWITCAYFMMLWVIFVVLSSLKVSGII